One window from the genome of Choloepus didactylus isolate mChoDid1 chromosome 2, mChoDid1.pri, whole genome shotgun sequence encodes:
- the RAB42 gene encoding ras-related protein Rab-42, which produces MEVGDCRYQFRVALLGDTAVGKTSLLRSYVAGAPGTLGPEPGLELVPTVGVEFYSRALQLRAGPRVKLQLWDTAGQERFRCITRSFYRNMVGVLLVFDVTNRKSFEHIRDWHQEVMATQGPDKAIFLLVGHKSDLQSTRCVSAQEAEELAASLGMAFVETSAQNNSNVDLAFDTLANAIRQALQQGDIKLEEDWGGVRPIHKSQSPGPPSRRQHPGPCQC; this is translated from the exons ATGGAGGTCGGGGACTGCCGTTACCAGTTTCGGGTCGCGCTGCTGGGGGACACGGCCGTGGGCAAGACGTCGCTGCTGCGGAGCTACGTGGCGGGCGCGCCAGGGACCCTGGGGCCGGAGCCGGGGCTCGAGTTGGTGCCCACGGTGGGCGTCGAGTTCTACAGCCGCGCGCTGCAGCTGCGGGCCGGGCCGCGCGTCAAGCTGCAGCTCTGGGACACCGCGGGCCAGGAGCGCTTTAG GTGCATCACCAGGTCCTTTTACCGAAACATGGTGGGCGTCCTGCTGGTCTTTGACGTGACAAACAGGAAATCTTTTGAACACATCCGAGACTGGCACCAGGAGGTCATGGCCACCCAGGGCCCCGACAAGGCCATCTTCCTGCTGGTTGGCCACAAGAGTGACCTGCAGAGCACCCGTTGTGTCTCAGCCCAGGAGGCGGAGGAGCTGGCCGCCTCCCTGGGCATGGCCTTTGTGGAGACCTCAGCCCAAAACAACAGCAATGTGGACCTGGCCTTCGACACCCTTGCCAATGCCATCCGGCAGGCCCTGCAGCAGGGGGACATCAAGCTGGAGGAGGACTGGGGGGGTGTCCGCCCCATCCACAAGTCCCAGAGCCCTGGGCCCCCCAGCAGGAGGCAGCACCCAGGCCCATGCCAGTGTTGA